Part of the Oscillibacter hominis genome is shown below.
CGCGGATCAGGTAATTGTAGCGGGCCTTGAGGGCGTTGATCTGATAAATGCAGGACTCCACCAACTCAGGGTCCACGACCATGTCAAACTGGCGGTAAGCAAGGGCCAGGTCCAGCTGTGTTTCATTGAGCTCCGAGCGCAGTTGGTTGAGCCGGGCGTCTTCTGGTGTGCGGGCGGACTTTTTTCCCACGATCCATCCCTCCTGTTGTATCAGTGTACGGAGAGTTTGGACAATTATTCCAATTTTTATGCGCGGGAGTGAAATTGAATGGAACGAGAAGCGTTTATGCGCCAGGCCCTTGCCCTGGCCCGGGAGGCGGCGGAGGCGGGCGAGGTGCCGGTGGGCTGCGTCGTGGTCCGGGAGGGCGAGATCGTGGGCCGGGGCCGCAACCGCCGAGAGGAAAAGCAGTCCGCGGCCTCCCACGCAGAAATGGAGGCCATTGCCCAGGCCAACGAGGCGCTGGGCTCCTGGCGGCTGGACGGGTGCGAGCTGTATGTGACGCTGGAGCCATGCCCTATGTGCGCCGGCGCGATCCTCAACGCCCGGATCGCCCATGTCTGGTACGGCGCCCGGGACGAGTCCTTCGGCGCCTGCGGCGGGGTGACCAATCTCTTTATGGAGGAATTTCCCAACCGGCCGGCCCTGACCGGCGGGCTGCTGGCGGAGGAGTGCCGGAAGTTGCTGTCGGAGTTTTTCCGGTCCCTTCGCCGCTGAATAAGGAAGAAATTCCGCTCCCCAAAGGCGGCTTGGATCCGGGGGAAACAAGAAATTTTTCAGATTGGGAAGATTTAAGACTTTTGTAACAATTGAGGCTATTTTCCTTAACAAGGGTCCTGTATCTTAATACTTGCAAGAGACAAAACTTCTTTTCATCCAATCTTCCAAAAAATAGAGAACGGGACCGGTTTTGGCCGGTCCCGTTCTCTATTTGCAGTTTCCTTGAAGCTTCGCCGTGCGCCGGGGGGAACGCCTCAGTCCAGTGCCACAGAGGGCGCCGCCCGGTTTAAAATCACCTTGGCTGCAACGGTGCCGCCCAGGGCACTCACCGCATCCCGGGAAAGCTCCTCCAGGGCGCGGGCCATGTCGTCGTGGCGGCTGGCGTCCATGTACTCCATGACCACGATCACATGGCGGCTCTGCTCCGTCACCATGGTGCGCTGGCCGTCCCGCCAGTTCCAGCAGCGGCAGACGGCGCCTTTGTTGTCCAAATAGCAGACCTCGCCGGGAAGGGTGGGATCGTTTTCCTCCTCCCCCAAGGCCAGAAAGTCGTCTCCGCCGGAGGTGACGGTGAGGCGGAGGCTGCCGTCAAAGGCGTCCACATCCTCGGCCCCGCAGGGGAAGCCGTAGGTCAGCGACACGGTGTTATAAAGATCCACCAGTGGGTTGATGGGCCCCACGCCCTTGCCCTTGTCCACCCGGCGCAGCAGCGCCTCAATGGAGGAGCGCACGCCCTTTTTGGTTTTGAAGCGGCTGTAGGCCTGGCGCCACGCGGCCACCGCCGGGCACTGGCTGAGCACCGGCTCTGTGATCCACTTCCTGGCCGTCTCGTTGGCCTCGGCCAACCGGGCGGCCAGCTGGGGCTCCTCGCAGGAATTGTCAATGTCCCGCAGCACCAGCACACCGATTTCGCTGTCCGGGAACAAAGACCAAAAGGGCGTTTCAATGATAAATTCAGACATCTGTGGAATCCTCCTCATGATTGGTGAAATGGCTCAGGCGGCGTCCGGGAGGGGTGAAGCCCTCCGGACGGCAGAGCATTAGAATAGACAGCGACAGCAGGGCTCCGGAAGCAAAGAACAGCGCCTGGGGCATCGCGCCCGTGCAGTCGGCCAGGGCGGTCAGGCAAACGATCACAGCAAGGGCCGCGCACAGGGCCAGCTGCCGGATCTGGGCGCAGACAAAGGCAAAGGCGGAAAGCTTATAGAAGGTGAGAAGCAGCGCCGCCAGGGCCAAAATTTCCACATAGTAGCGCTCCAGCACCGGGT
Proteins encoded:
- a CDS encoding nucleoside deaminase, yielding MEREAFMRQALALAREAAEAGEVPVGCVVVREGEIVGRGRNRREEKQSAASHAEMEAIAQANEALGSWRLDGCELYVTLEPCPMCAGAILNARIAHVWYGARDESFGACGGVTNLFMEEFPNRPALTGGLLAEECRKLLSEFFRSLRR
- a CDS encoding DUF2508 family protein; protein product: MGKKSARTPEDARLNQLRSELNETQLDLALAYRQFDMVVDPELVESCIYQINALKARYNYLIRVIKEQRPAAAAAARTEGAAKWI
- a CDS encoding B3/B4 domain-containing protein is translated as MSEFIIETPFWSLFPDSEIGVLVLRDIDNSCEEPQLAARLAEANETARKWITEPVLSQCPAVAAWRQAYSRFKTKKGVRSSIEALLRRVDKGKGVGPINPLVDLYNTVSLTYGFPCGAEDVDAFDGSLRLTVTSGGDDFLALGEEENDPTLPGEVCYLDNKGAVCRCWNWRDGQRTMVTEQSRHVIVVMEYMDASRHDDMARALEELSRDAVSALGGTVAAKVILNRAAPSVALD